Proteins from a genomic interval of Ptychodera flava strain L36383 chromosome 7, AS_Pfla_20210202, whole genome shotgun sequence:
- the LOC139136852 gene encoding uncharacterized protein, whose amino-acid sequence MKHAAIFRGKKIHITYYKTSTHQNNLVNYAFHVVRQSKMLTSVVSSQRRSSWNTSLPPSIGPFNGKNNNNGKQKTPSRRGSQKKGYWSRSTDKEPDDRKGTDDDTPRIRCVYIGDRYKETQTETDYSEDEHRPEQS is encoded by the exons ATGAAGCATGCCGCAATATTTCGggggaaaaaaattcacatcaccTACTACAAGACTTCTACACATCAAAACAATCTCGTGAATTACGCTTTTCATGTTGTTCGACAAAGCAAG ATGCTGACGTCAGTGGTTTCGTCACAGAGACGTTCGTCATGGAACACCTCACTGCCTCCGTCCATTGGACCTTTCAAcggcaaaaacaacaacaacggcAAACAGAAGACGCCCTCTAGGCGTGGCTCCCAGAAGAAGGGCTACTGGTCTAGGTCGACTGACAAAGAGCCCGACGACAGAAAGGGCACGGATGACGACACGCCGAGAATTCGATGCGTCTATATCGGCGACAGGTATAAAGAAACACAGACCGAG ACCGACTATTCGGAAGACGAACACAGGCCAGAGCAGTCCTAA
- the LOC139136853 gene encoding transmembrane and coiled-coil domain-containing protein 4-like, producing MSVSACDPDDQSCSIEEMDRTCKQETEMISEVCNGEVSELSNSADTDKTNITTDNSTEAVTEMSNHVDDQHSEMCAEMNLGSQCKGQESGDEIDNCPDDKKSESLSEIDLSSNAENTEDIDDISTTVDGEIPECIDETNSSLDNKLDGSAGERVGDDEVCIKQTRSDQNEIDEEIQKDEQNDEQTGVSEGAIQCVDNKEESQDAAGSKNAGCGEKRSDGDNIPKGKEESRDEDGEDVTKGCGTENTKEKTVSVGSENEPRESTDAEVVATTAERVKPDLLWRSEGALSSTTSLTSEDSVTPDSSSECDIEVDIAIVTERKTKKPTLAAIVKDEHGGGKLLVEALSDAARFSYCSVCAVSLGNLFENEWDRDWRKQSIELILNHLKLPDQCNSAMYALMDGMGGESMHAFVDTLLKDPVLQKNTLLLPEDLVTLALQNGVYDARMRVLIFHVAWHLRIRWRHLEKFEEILVKMIKQQSEETEEQKKEREKKEKKKKRKRYALIGLATVGGGAAIGLTAGLAAPFIAAGLGAIIGTSAAAALTTTAGIAIMTSLFGAAGAGLTGYKMKKRVGAIEQFEFSPLTHGNHLHVAIAISGWLTDEQPDNFHRPWVNLAISKEQYYLLWESKYLLDLGRALEYLLQSAVTMATQEALKYTILSGLLAALAWPAAVLSVASVIDNPWGVAMQRAKEVGRQLAEVLISKQQGNRPVTLIGFSLGAKVIYNCLEEMSQREGCEGLIEEVILLGTPAPASASHWSKFKRVVAGRIINGYCRGDWLLRFVYRTASAQISIAGLQPIPLEDRRMVNVDLSDVVSGHLDYAKKMDTILRIIGVSVRDQSSSKLVKEDLESKKKSEDDENQGPVHEETGVVMDTKLDAEDAEEATEAFDDGATGATETVDGLAKSKENLETSVKQTSESESESEDSGGDEEKDIANGFAFQDNWYSVVPE from the exons ATGTCTGTCAGTGCCTGTGACCCGGACGACCAAAGCTGTTCCATCGAAGAGATGGACAGAACTTGTAAGCAGGAGACAGAAATGATTTCTGAAGTGTGCAATGGCGAAGTGAGTGAACTAAGCAACTCTGCTGATACTGACAAAACCAACATAACTACAGATAACAGCACTGAAGCTGTCACTGAAATGAGCAACCATGTTGATGACCAGCATTCGGAAATGTGTGCCGAAATGAACTTAGGTTCACAATGCAAGGGTCAAGAAAGTGGTGATGAAATTGACAATTGTCCAGATGACAAAAAATCAGAGAGTTTAAGTGAAATTGATTTGTCTTCAAATGCAGAGAACACAGAAGATATTGACGACATAAGCACAACTGTAGATGGAGAGATTCCAGAATGTATCGACGAAACCAACTCTAGTTTAGACAACAAGTTAGATGGGAGTGCGGGAGAACGCGTTGGTGATGATGAAGTTTGCATCAAGCAGACTCGTTCAGATCAGAATGAGATTGATGAAGAAATTCAGAAAGATGAGCAGAACGATGAACAGACAGGTGTGTCTGAGGGCGCTATTCAGTGTGTGGATAACAAAGAGGAAAGCCAGGACGCTGCCGGAAGCAAGAATGCCGGATGTGGGGAAAAGAGAAGTGATGGAGACAATATTCCGAAAGGCAAAGAAGAAAGCAGGGATGAAGATGGAGAGGATGTTACTAAAGGATGCggcactgaaaatacaaaagaGAAAACAGTGTCCGTAGGTAGTGAGAATGAACCAAGAGAAAGTACTGATGCCGAGGTTGTAGCTACGACTGCAGAAAGAGTGAAACCAGATTTGCTATGGAGGAGTGAGGGAGCACTCTCCTCAACAACCAGCCTGACATCCGAAGACAGCGTGACCCCCGACTCCTCCAGTGAGTGCGACATTGAAGTTGACATTGCCATAGTGACAGAGAGGAAGACGAAGAAGCCCACGTTGGCTGCCATTGTGAAGGATGAGCATGGGGGAGGCAAGCTGCTGGTGGAGGCATTATCAGATGCTGCTAGGTTTTCATACTGCTCTGTGTGTGCCGTGTCTCTGGGAAACCTCTTTGAGAATGAATGGGACAG AGATTGGAGAAAACAGAGCATAGAGCTGATCCTGAACCATTTGAAGTTACCAGACCAGTGTAACTCTGCTATGTACGCCTTGATGGATGGTATGGGTGGTGAAAGTATGCATGCATTTGTTGACACTCTACTGAAAGACCCTGTACTGCAAAAGAATACTCTACTTCTTCCAGAG GACCTAGTAACATTGGCCTTACAGAATGGAGTGTATGATGCACGGATGAGAGTGCTCATCTTCCACGTCGCTTGGCACCTGAGGATTCGATGGAGAcatcttgaaaaatttgaagagATCTTGGTGAAAATGATCAAACAACAGTCAGAGGAGACAGA agaacagaaaaaagagagagaaaagaaagagaagaagaagaaaagaaagagaTATGCTTTAATTGGACTTGCCACTGTCGGTGGAGGTGCTGCTATTG GTTTGACTGCTGGTCTGGCTGCACCGTTCATTGCAGCAGGTCTCGGAGCAATCATTGGTACATCGGCCGCCGCAGCCTTGACCACCACGGCCGGCATTGCAATCATGACCTCCCTGTTTGGTGCCGCAGGGGCTGGGCTCACCGGCtacaaaatgaagaaaagaGTTGGTGCCATTGAACAATTTGAATTCTCACCTTTGACCCATGGAAATCATTTACATGTTGCCATAGCGATATCTGGATGGCTGACTGATGAGCAACCGG ATAATTTTCACAGACCATGGGTGAATCTTGCCATTTCCAAGGAACAGTACTATTTACTTTGGGAATCCAAGTATCTCTTAGACTTAGGGAGAGCTCTGGAGTATCTGCTACAGAGtgctgttaccatggcaacacagGAAGCGCTCAAATACACGATACTTTCAG GTCTATTAGCAGCGCTAGCCTGGCCAGCGGCTGTGCTATCGGTTGCCAGTGTCATTGACAATCCATGGGGTGTTGCAATGCAGAGGGCAAAAGAAGTTGGAAGACAACTTGCTGAGGTTCTCATATCAAAACAGCAG GGTAATCGACCAGTCACGCTGATTGGATTTAGTCTTGGTGCTAAAGTGATATACAACTGCCTTGAAGAAATGTCCCAAAGGGAAG GATGTGAAGGCCTCATAGAAGAGGTAATTCTCCTTGGAACGCCAGCACCAGCCAGTGCCTCACACTGGTCAAAGTTCAAGAGAGTTGTTGCTGGCAGAATCATCAACGGCTACTGCAGAGGAGACTGGCTGTTGAGATTTGTCTACCGCACGGCATCAGCTCAGATTTCTATCGCTGGGTTGCAGCCCATACCATTGGAAGATAGGAGGATGGTCAATGTGGATCTCAGTGATGTG GTTAGTGGTCATTTGGACTACGCCAAGAAAATGGACACCATTCTGAGAATCATCGGAGTGTCAGTGAGAGATCAGTCATCCAGTAAACTCGTTAAGGAGGATTTAGAGTCTAAGAAGAAATCAGAAGATGATGAGAATCAGGGTCCAGTCCATGAGGAGACTGGTGTCGTCATGGATACGAAGTTAGACGCTGAGGATGCTGAGGAGGCAACCGAGGCATTTGATGATGGCGCCAcaggcgcaacagaaactgttGATGGTCTGGCAAAGAGCAAGGAGAACTTGGAAACGTCTGTAAAGCAAACATCAGAATCAGAATCAGAATCAGAGGATTCCGGTGGAGATGAGGAAAAGGATATAGCAAACGGATTCGCCTTCCAGGATAACTGGTACAGTGTGGTTCCGGAGTAG